One window from the genome of Streptomyces sp. NBC_01476 encodes:
- a CDS encoding TetR/AcrR family transcriptional regulator, with protein MATPPHHPRRSDTRRRIQDVALELFAEHGYEKTSLREIAERLDVTKAALYYHFKTKEDILVSISEDLARPVDELIAWAESQPRTLATKQEMLRRYSDALWGAVPLFRFIQENQATVRELSIGESIKSRITALSEMLKEPDSSLSAQVRCMTALFAMHAGMFAMQGIEGDPEEKRAAILEVALDLVAQAEASGVAG; from the coding sequence ATGGCCACACCACCGCATCACCCGCGGCGCAGCGACACCCGGCGCCGCATCCAGGACGTGGCGCTGGAACTCTTCGCCGAGCACGGATACGAGAAGACCTCGCTCCGGGAGATCGCCGAGCGGCTCGACGTCACCAAGGCCGCGCTCTACTACCACTTCAAGACCAAGGAAGACATCCTGGTCAGCATCTCGGAGGACCTGGCCAGGCCGGTCGACGAGCTGATCGCGTGGGCCGAGTCGCAGCCGCGCACCCTCGCCACCAAGCAGGAGATGCTGCGCCGCTACAGCGACGCGCTGTGGGGCGCGGTGCCGCTCTTCCGCTTCATCCAGGAGAACCAGGCCACGGTCAGGGAACTGTCCATCGGCGAGTCGATCAAGTCCCGGATCACCGCGCTGAGCGAGATGCTCAAGGAGCCGGACTCCTCGCTCTCCGCCCAGGTGCGCTGCATGACCGCGCTCTTCGCGATGCACGCCGGCATGTTCGCCATGCAAGGCATCGAGGGCGACCCCGAGGAGAAGCGCGCGGCCATCCTCGAAGTCGCCCTCGATCTCGTCGCCCAGGCTGAGGCGAGCGGCGTAGCGGGGTGA
- a CDS encoding MDR family MFS transporter: MSATDAPEKKQPGAGTAAEAGEAAAGPRQRSVRVVMAGLMVAMLLAMLDNMIVGTAMPTIVGELGGLDHLSWVVTAYTLATAASTPIWGKLGDLYGRKGVFLTSIVLFLAGSALSGASQSMDQLISFRALQGLGAGGLIVGVMAVIGELIPPRERGKYQGMIAGVMAIAMIGGPLVGGSITDNWGWRWSFYINLPIGVVALAMITIVLHLPKKRGQGRIDYWGAVLLTVAITALVLLTTWGGTQYAWGSVQIIGLLVLGLAALGAFLFAETRVAEPIMPLRIFRNVNFSLISVIGFLVGFTMFGAMTFLPLYQQTVQGASATNSGLLLLPMLLAMMAVSMVAGRVTTATGRYRIFPILGGALMTIGLYLLSTMDVHTGRFASGAFMAVLGAGMGFVMQITMLISQNSVEMKDMGVGSSSATLFRTIGGSFGVSLFGALFANKVADGMAGSGSAATSGGAQLDPATIAKFPPALKDAYFHAVASGTHVVFFWGAVISVLGFIAAWFLVETPLRGAVKTTSDDAQDETPILADAL, from the coding sequence ATGTCAGCGACAGACGCACCCGAGAAGAAGCAACCCGGCGCCGGAACGGCCGCCGAAGCCGGTGAAGCCGCCGCAGGTCCCCGGCAGCGCAGCGTCCGGGTGGTGATGGCAGGACTGATGGTGGCGATGCTGCTCGCCATGCTCGACAACATGATCGTCGGTACCGCGATGCCGACCATCGTCGGTGAGCTCGGCGGCCTGGACCATCTCTCCTGGGTGGTCACCGCCTACACGCTCGCCACCGCCGCCTCCACCCCGATCTGGGGAAAGCTCGGCGACCTGTACGGCCGTAAGGGTGTATTCCTCACCTCGATCGTGCTCTTCCTGGCCGGCTCCGCGCTCTCCGGCGCGTCCCAGTCGATGGACCAGCTGATCAGCTTCCGGGCGCTCCAGGGTCTGGGCGCCGGCGGACTGATCGTCGGTGTGATGGCGGTGATCGGCGAGCTGATCCCGCCGCGCGAGCGCGGCAAGTACCAGGGCATGATCGCCGGCGTGATGGCGATCGCGATGATCGGCGGTCCGCTGGTCGGCGGCTCCATCACCGACAACTGGGGCTGGCGCTGGAGCTTCTACATCAACCTGCCGATCGGCGTGGTCGCGCTGGCGATGATCACGATCGTGCTGCACCTGCCGAAGAAGCGCGGCCAGGGCCGGATCGACTACTGGGGCGCCGTGCTGCTGACGGTGGCCATCACCGCGCTGGTCCTCCTCACCACCTGGGGCGGTACGCAGTACGCCTGGGGGTCGGTGCAGATCATCGGGCTGCTGGTGCTGGGGCTGGCCGCGCTCGGCGCCTTCCTCTTCGCCGAGACCAGGGTCGCCGAGCCGATCATGCCGCTGCGGATCTTCCGCAACGTGAACTTCTCGCTGATCTCGGTGATCGGCTTCCTGGTCGGCTTCACCATGTTCGGCGCGATGACCTTCCTGCCGCTCTACCAGCAGACCGTCCAGGGCGCCTCGGCCACCAACTCCGGGCTGCTGCTGCTCCCGATGCTGCTGGCGATGATGGCGGTCTCCATGGTCGCGGGACGGGTCACCACCGCGACCGGCAGGTACCGGATCTTCCCGATCCTCGGCGGCGCGCTGATGACGATCGGCCTCTACCTGCTCTCCACCATGGACGTGCACACCGGCCGGTTCGCCTCGGGCGCCTTCATGGCGGTGCTCGGCGCGGGCATGGGCTTCGTCATGCAGATCACCATGCTGATCTCGCAGAACAGCGTGGAGATGAAGGACATGGGCGTCGGCTCCTCGTCGGCCACGCTCTTCCGTACGATCGGCGGCTCCTTCGGTGTCTCGCTCTTCGGCGCGCTCTTCGCCAACAAGGTCGCCGACGGGATGGCGGGCAGCGGGTCCGCGGCCACCTCGGGCGGCGCGCAGCTGGACCCGGCGACCATCGCCAAGTTCCCGCCCGCGCTGAAGGACGCGTACTTCCACGCGGTCGCGTCGGGCACGCACGTGGTGTTCTTCTGGGGCGCGGTGATCAGCGTCCTCGGCTTCATCGCCGCCTGGTTCCTGGTGGAGACCCCGCTGCGGGGCGCGGTCAAGACCACATCGGACGACGCCCAGGACGAGACCCCGATCCTCGCCGACGCGCTCTGA
- a CDS encoding SpoIIE family protein phosphatase yields the protein MTAGASGGTPWATQFGAAVAVIDAGGSVVGWTKAAEQLLGHTATDMAGRSAALLLTSGTTAAELAERVAARARTGKPWTGSLELLRKDGERVETLIQAAPLTGEGRADWIVTATDLSGTAVLPEARTTVAAALISRSPIGLTIWDRDIRCVWLNAAAERQDGILQRLRLGRRMTEVQPGPEGEAITAVMRGVLASGEPVIEREYSWTVPGETEERVLSASYFRLEGIDGEPIGVCNLATDISKSRARQHLLTLSEAGHRIGTTLDVRRTAQELAEVAVPLLADYVTVDLAEWVPLGEEPVPRLASSDAGTPVFRRAGMASIHGGLPGSLWELGEAVFVPPSSPFTDAVLLGRSHYEPVLDTTPGTWLDRDPARSRAVRTAGMHSLIIVPLKARGTILGETSFIRTQNQTPFSRDDLLLVEELVGRASLSLDNARRYTRERAASLALQRHLLPQRLSGGDAVDVAFRYLPADTHEGVGGDWFDVFPLPGRRVGLVIGDVVGHGINAAARMGQFRTVVRTLADLDLPPDVLLSRLDRLVARLIDQDGAAAGFNAPVMGGTCVYAVYDPAGGMCTMACAGHPPPALIHPDGSVTFPKLPPGTPLGMGMDTHESRTLELAEGTVIALYTDGLIETRGADLDAGLRRLGATLERTPTASLEELCTRVVAAMTPDERHRAAPGESPTAPRATDDDIALLVARTRVPDGRA from the coding sequence GTGACGGCCGGCGCCAGCGGCGGGACCCCCTGGGCCACGCAGTTCGGCGCCGCGGTCGCGGTGATCGATGCCGGGGGCTCCGTCGTGGGGTGGACCAAGGCCGCCGAGCAGCTGCTGGGACACACCGCGACCGACATGGCCGGCCGCTCGGCCGCGCTGCTGCTGACCTCCGGCACCACGGCCGCGGAGCTGGCCGAACGGGTGGCCGCCCGGGCCAGGACCGGCAAGCCCTGGACCGGCTCGCTGGAGCTGCTGCGCAAGGACGGGGAGCGGGTGGAAACGCTGATCCAGGCCGCCCCGCTGACCGGCGAGGGCCGGGCCGACTGGATCGTCACCGCCACCGACCTGTCGGGCACCGCGGTGCTGCCGGAGGCCAGGACAACGGTGGCGGCTGCCCTCATCAGCCGCTCGCCGATCGGTCTGACCATCTGGGACCGCGACATCAGATGCGTCTGGCTGAACGCCGCCGCCGAGCGCCAGGACGGCATCCTGCAGCGGCTGCGCCTCGGCCGCCGGATGACGGAGGTGCAGCCGGGACCCGAGGGCGAGGCGATCACCGCGGTGATGCGCGGGGTGCTCGCGTCGGGCGAGCCGGTGATCGAGCGGGAGTACAGCTGGACCGTCCCCGGCGAGACCGAGGAGCGGGTCCTGTCGGCGTCCTACTTCCGCCTCGAAGGTATCGACGGCGAGCCGATCGGTGTGTGCAACCTGGCCACTGACATCAGCAAGTCCCGGGCCCGCCAGCACCTGCTCACCCTCAGCGAGGCCGGCCACCGCATCGGCACCACCCTCGACGTCCGCAGGACCGCCCAGGAACTCGCCGAGGTCGCGGTGCCGCTGCTCGCCGACTACGTCACCGTCGACCTGGCGGAGTGGGTGCCGCTCGGCGAGGAGCCGGTGCCGCGGCTCGCGTCCTCCGACGCCGGCACCCCGGTCTTCCGCCGGGCGGGCATGGCCTCCATCCACGGGGGCCTGCCGGGTTCCCTGTGGGAGCTGGGGGAAGCGGTCTTCGTCCCCCCGTCGTCCCCGTTCACCGACGCCGTGCTCCTCGGGAGGTCCCACTACGAGCCGGTCCTGGACACCACGCCCGGCACCTGGCTCGACCGCGACCCGGCACGGAGCCGGGCGGTACGGACCGCCGGGATGCACTCGCTGATCATCGTCCCGCTCAAGGCGCGCGGCACGATCCTCGGTGAGACCTCCTTCATCCGCACCCAGAACCAGACGCCGTTCTCGCGGGACGACCTGCTGCTGGTCGAGGAGCTGGTCGGACGGGCCTCGCTCAGCCTGGACAACGCCCGCCGCTACACCCGGGAGCGGGCCGCCTCCCTCGCGCTCCAGCGCCATCTGCTGCCGCAGCGCCTCTCCGGGGGCGACGCGGTCGACGTGGCCTTCCGCTATCTGCCGGCCGACACCCACGAAGGCGTCGGCGGCGACTGGTTCGACGTGTTCCCGCTGCCCGGTCGCCGGGTCGGCCTGGTGATCGGCGACGTCGTCGGCCACGGCATCAACGCCGCCGCCCGGATGGGCCAGTTCCGTACCGTCGTGCGCACCCTCGCCGACCTGGACCTGCCGCCCGACGTGCTGCTCTCCCGGCTGGACCGGCTGGTGGCCCGGCTGATCGACCAGGACGGCGCCGCGGCCGGCTTCAACGCACCCGTGATGGGCGGCACCTGCGTGTACGCCGTCTACGACCCGGCCGGCGGGATGTGCACGATGGCGTGCGCCGGCCACCCGCCGCCCGCGCTGATCCACCCGGACGGCAGCGTCACCTTCCCGAAGCTGCCCCCGGGGACACCGCTGGGCATGGGCATGGACACCCATGAGTCCCGCACCCTGGAACTCGCCGAGGGCACGGTCATCGCCCTGTACACCGACGGCCTCATCGAGACCCGCGGCGCGGACCTCGACGCGGGGCTGCGCCGGCTCGGCGCGACCCTGGAGCGGACGCCGACGGCGTCCCTGGAGGAGCTGTGCACGCGGGTCGTCGCCGCGATGACCCCGGACGAACGGCACCGGGCCGCCCCCGGGGAGAGCCCGACGGCCCCCCGGGCCACCGACGACGACATCGCCCTGCTGGTGGCCCGCACCCGCGTGCCGGACGGCCGGGCCTGA
- a CDS encoding HAMP domain-containing sensor histidine kinase gives MRWKISAAIAVVSALVALALSLVVHNAARLSMINSSRDVQDERVQSALRIYEATGRLVFYAQLDDAGLPKELKAYAAKGQRATYVADTRSSAPTVWAATPVSGGHVLSLKSTFTDRYSVLNDLDQALVAGSLSVVVGGTALGVLIGGRMSRRLRLAATAARKVADGNTQVRVREAIGGRRVRDETDELARAVDAMADALQLRLEAERRVTADIAHELRTPVTGLVTAAELLPPGRPAELVRDRVHALRTLVEDVLEVARLEGAAEHAELQSIGLGDFVTRRVRNLAPDAWVTIDEDAVVRTDPRRLERILGNLLVNATRHGRPRIEVVVDGPVLRVRDHGPGFPADLLREGPSRFRTGTPSRSAPGHGLGLTIATAQSRVLGARLTFRNAPAEDGGGAVAQLLLPR, from the coding sequence CTGCGCTGGAAGATCAGCGCGGCCATCGCGGTGGTCTCCGCGCTGGTCGCTCTCGCGCTGAGCCTGGTGGTCCACAACGCGGCCCGGCTCAGCATGATCAACAGCAGCCGGGACGTCCAGGACGAGCGGGTGCAGTCCGCGCTGCGGATCTACGAGGCGACCGGCCGGCTGGTCTTCTACGCCCAGCTGGACGACGCCGGTCTCCCCAAGGAACTCAAGGCGTACGCGGCCAAGGGCCAGCGCGCCACCTATGTGGCGGACACCCGCAGCTCCGCCCCGACCGTCTGGGCGGCGACCCCGGTCTCCGGCGGCCATGTCCTCTCCCTGAAGAGCACCTTCACCGACCGCTACTCCGTGCTCAACGACCTCGACCAGGCCCTGGTGGCCGGCTCCCTCTCGGTGGTGGTCGGCGGTACGGCGCTGGGGGTGCTGATCGGTGGCCGGATGTCGCGGCGGCTGCGGCTCGCCGCCACCGCGGCCCGCAAGGTCGCCGACGGCAACACACAGGTCCGGGTCCGGGAGGCGATCGGCGGGCGGCGGGTGCGGGACGAGACCGACGAGCTGGCCAGGGCGGTCGACGCGATGGCCGACGCGCTCCAGCTGCGCCTGGAGGCCGAGCGCCGGGTCACCGCGGATATCGCGCACGAGCTGCGCACCCCGGTCACCGGGCTGGTCACCGCCGCGGAACTGCTGCCGCCCGGCCGTCCCGCCGAACTCGTCCGCGACCGGGTGCACGCGCTGCGCACCCTGGTGGAGGACGTGCTGGAGGTCGCCCGGCTGGAGGGCGCCGCCGAGCACGCCGAACTCCAGTCGATCGGGCTGGGCGACTTCGTCACCCGCCGGGTGCGCAATCTCGCCCCGGACGCCTGGGTGACGATCGACGAGGACGCGGTGGTGCGGACCGACCCGCGCCGGCTCGAACGCATCCTCGGCAATCTGCTGGTCAACGCCACCCGGCACGGCCGCCCGCGGATAGAGGTGGTGGTCGACGGTCCCGTGCTGCGGGTCCGCGACCACGGTCCCGGTTTCCCCGCCGACCTGCTGCGCGAGGGGCCGTCCCGCTTCCGTACCGGCACGCCGTCGCGTTCGGCGCCCGGCCACGGTCTGGGCCTGACCATCGCCACCGCCCAGTCCCGGGTGCTCGGCGCCCGCCTCACCTTCCGCAACGCGCCCGCGGAGGACGGCGGCGGCGCGGTGGCCCAGCTGCTGCTGCCGCGCTGA
- the cseB gene encoding two-component system response regulator CseB translates to MAATHVLFVEDDDVIREATTLALERDGFQVTASPDGLTGLDAFRTDRPDLALLDVMVPGLDGVSLCRRIRDESTVPVIMLSARADAIDIVLGLEAGADDYVTKPFDTAVLVARIRAVLRRFRATAPAQDDGPRLSFGDIAIDPEGMEVTRAGERLALTPTEMRLLLEFAAAPGTVLSRDRLLERVWDYEWGGDTRVVDVHVQRLRAKIGQDRLETVRGFGYKLRA, encoded by the coding sequence GTGGCGGCGACCCATGTGCTCTTCGTCGAGGACGACGACGTGATCCGGGAGGCGACCACCCTCGCCCTGGAGCGGGACGGCTTCCAGGTCACCGCCTCCCCCGACGGCCTCACCGGCCTGGACGCCTTCCGCACCGACCGGCCGGACCTGGCGCTGCTCGACGTGATGGTGCCGGGCCTCGACGGGGTGAGCCTGTGCCGGCGGATCCGTGACGAGTCCACCGTCCCGGTGATCATGCTCTCCGCGCGGGCCGACGCCATCGACATCGTGCTCGGCCTGGAAGCGGGCGCCGACGACTACGTCACCAAACCCTTCGACACCGCGGTGCTGGTCGCCCGGATCCGGGCGGTGCTGCGCCGCTTCCGCGCCACCGCGCCCGCGCAGGACGACGGCCCGCGGCTCTCCTTCGGCGACATCGCCATCGACCCCGAGGGCATGGAGGTCACCCGGGCCGGCGAGCGCCTGGCGCTGACCCCGACCGAGATGCGGCTGCTGCTGGAGTTCGCCGCGGCGCCCGGCACCGTCCTGTCCCGGGACCGGCTGCTGGAGCGGGTGTGGGACTACGAGTGGGGCGGTGACACCCGGGTGGTGGACGTCCATGTGCAGCGGCTGCGGGCGAAGATCGGCCAGGACCGGCTGGAGACGGTCCGCGGTTTCGGCTACAAGCTGAGGGCCTGA
- a CDS encoding SigE family RNA polymerase sigma factor — protein MPTTLTATRDTATGTTGTHGTGPTGTTGTATGDTTRPTGTTGTGEATRNVLAFEEYVRTRRDALLRSARRLVPDPTDAQDLVQVALVRTYPRWDAIADKALADAYMRRVMINTRTEWWRSRRLEEVPIGDLLPDAGVDDGAEQRADREMLRDVLKVLAPKQRQVVLLRHYGQLSTEETARALGMSTGTVKSTLHRALARLRHELEHGAYGYSRKEDVCAA, from the coding sequence ATGCCGACGACACTGACGGCGACCCGCGACACGGCGACCGGGACGACCGGCACACACGGCACCGGGCCCACCGGGACGACCGGCACCGCGACCGGCGACACCACCAGGCCCACGGGCACCACCGGCACCGGTGAAGCGACCCGGAACGTACTCGCGTTCGAGGAGTACGTCCGCACCCGCCGGGACGCCCTGCTGCGCAGCGCCCGCCGCCTCGTACCCGACCCCACCGACGCCCAGGACCTCGTCCAGGTCGCCCTGGTCCGCACCTACCCCCGCTGGGACGCCATCGCCGACAAGGCCCTCGCCGACGCGTACATGCGCCGGGTGATGATCAACACCCGTACCGAGTGGTGGCGCAGCCGCCGTCTTGAGGAGGTGCCGATCGGCGACCTGCTGCCGGATGCCGGCGTGGACGACGGCGCCGAGCAGCGCGCCGACCGCGAGATGCTGCGCGACGTCCTCAAGGTGCTCGCGCCCAAGCAGCGGCAGGTCGTGCTGCTGCGCCACTACGGTCAGCTGAGCACCGAGGAGACCGCCCGCGCCCTGGGGATGTCCACAGGTACGGTGAAGAGCACCCTGCACCGGGCGCTGGCCCGGCTGCGCCACGAGCTGGAGCACGGCGCCTACGGGTATTCACGCAAGGAGGACGTGTGCGCCGCATAG
- a CDS encoding A/G-specific adenine glycosylase: protein MSTDLRDTADTADTADLTAAAPAPGLASAPDRASAPARASAPAPARATVTAAAVAVPAAVTELHDLVIDWFDEHARDLPWRRPDAGAWSVMVSEFMLQQTPVSRVLPVHAEWLARWPRPADLAAEPPGEAVRAWGRLGYPRRALRLHAAATAIAQQHGGEVPHDHAQLLALPGVGEYTAAAVASFAYGRRHIVLDTNVRRVFARLVTGVEYPPNATTAAERRTAVGLLPADESTAARWAAATMELGALVCGARSPACAACPVAARCAWRLAGSPAHDGPPRKAQSYAGTDRQVRGRLLAVLRASAGPVPKAALDAVWHDPVQRARALDGLVADGLVEPLDGDTFRLPA, encoded by the coding sequence ATGAGCACAGATCTCCGCGACACAGCCGACACAGCCGACACCGCCGACCTCACTGCCGCCGCGCCCGCGCCCGGTCTCGCCTCCGCGCCTGACCGCGCCTCGGCCCCGGCCCGCGCCTCGGCTCCGGCTCCGGCCCGCGCCACTGTGACCGCCGCGGCCGTGGCTGTGCCGGCCGCCGTGACCGAGCTGCACGACCTGGTGATCGACTGGTTCGACGAACACGCGCGGGACCTGCCGTGGCGCCGCCCCGACGCCGGCGCCTGGTCGGTGATGGTCAGCGAGTTCATGCTCCAGCAGACCCCGGTCAGCCGGGTGCTGCCGGTGCACGCCGAGTGGCTGGCCCGCTGGCCGCGCCCCGCCGATCTCGCGGCCGAGCCCCCGGGCGAGGCCGTCCGTGCCTGGGGCCGCCTGGGCTACCCGCGCCGCGCGCTGCGGCTGCACGCCGCGGCCACCGCCATAGCGCAGCAGCACGGCGGTGAAGTCCCGCACGACCATGCCCAGTTGCTGGCGCTGCCCGGCGTCGGCGAGTACACCGCGGCGGCGGTCGCCTCCTTCGCGTACGGCCGCCGGCACATCGTGCTCGACACCAACGTCCGACGGGTCTTCGCCCGGCTGGTGACCGGGGTGGAGTACCCGCCGAACGCGACCACCGCCGCCGAGCGCCGTACCGCCGTCGGACTGCTGCCCGCCGACGAGTCGACCGCCGCCCGCTGGGCCGCGGCCACCATGGAGCTGGGCGCCCTCGTCTGCGGCGCCCGCTCCCCCGCGTGTGCCGCCTGCCCGGTCGCGGCCCGCTGCGCCTGGCGGCTGGCCGGCTCCCCGGCGCACGACGGACCGCCCCGCAAGGCCCAGTCCTACGCCGGCACCGACCGCCAGGTGCGCGGCCGGCTGCTGGCCGTCCTGCGCGCGTCGGCAGGCCCGGTGCCGAAGGCGGCGCTGGACGCGGTCTGGCACGATCCCGTGCAGCGGGCCCGGGCGCTGGACGGACTGGTGGCCGACGGCCTGGTGGAACCGCTGGACGGCGACACCTTCCGGCTGCCGGCCTGA
- a CDS encoding glycoside hydrolase family 35 protein: MELTRRTFGALTGSAALSLALPTAAYATPQHRPTPPHTVTFDRYSVIIDGRRVPLWSGELHPFRLPSPSLWRDVLQKLRANGYNAVSIYVSWNYHSAAPGSYDFTGVRDLGLFLRTAAETGLYVIARPGPYINAEVDAGGYPGWLTATAAKARSNDPVYLGYVDEYLTAVNAVIKRYLHTKGTGSVILYQLENEYASHVNDATGKGYMEHLYAKVRADGIDVPLFHNDKGRNGYWTPGSFPTGTEQGRYLYAFDGYPSPTGTPPDWGYFGTGGPKGGTTASPDTPGFTAEFGGGWFDPWGGAEFGGLGYAESRRTRDAGYERRFYLTNLANGIKVHNVYMTFGGTSWGWLPAPVVYTSYDYGAAIDEARNQTSKLVPMHQIGSMLAGFPDLAELDRAEDTAADSTAVRVYHLANPDRGSHVYLLRNDTSKDASCTLPVVTAAGTLTVPADGGLKVGTKDMKLIATNLSLGRRALLYTTAQPMLRAPGADQDLAVLTGRPGDPVETVLTCRTRPVVRVLSGAAQSVYDAQAHTLRINSALDGLAQVLVEGGGSDVPLLLLLADDTAAATLWSQETDAGTVLVSGPALLRTADRSGTVLRLTGDTAAPSGLEVWAPRGIRRITWNGRQVDVRSTAGGSLLARRQLAGPAPVRLPALTGWRYAAENPEAAADFDDRSWRVCDLTTSYSTTKLPAGQPAVLFADDYGFHYGDVWYRARVADATEAQTLALSYAAGTQGLLMAWWDGQPLGTDRLPVPTKAQDTQGTWTATATFAVPAELRGTGPHTVAVLVRKMAHEEDGGANDAFKSARGLTAATLDGSPLTWRIQGAAGTDRVRGPLNTGGLYGERSGWHLPGFPDHEGHGWQPVTLPHSETRQGVSWYRTTFRLDVDHDVDASIGLTLTDDPARAYRVQIFLNGWNLGQYINDVGPQHTFVLPGGILGTRGINTLALAVVADGTTPAGLPQPTLTLLGAVAGGVPVTPVSSPGYRHP; the protein is encoded by the coding sequence GTGGAGCTGACTCGTCGTACCTTCGGAGCCCTGACCGGATCCGCCGCACTCTCCCTGGCGCTCCCCACCGCCGCCTACGCCACCCCGCAGCACCGCCCGACGCCGCCGCACACCGTCACCTTCGACCGGTACTCGGTGATCATCGACGGCCGGCGGGTGCCGCTCTGGTCGGGCGAACTGCACCCGTTCCGGCTGCCCAGCCCCTCGCTCTGGCGCGATGTGCTGCAGAAGCTGAGAGCCAACGGCTACAACGCGGTCAGCATCTACGTCTCCTGGAACTACCACTCGGCCGCGCCGGGGAGCTACGACTTCACCGGCGTACGGGACCTCGGCCTCTTCCTGCGGACGGCAGCCGAGACCGGCCTCTACGTCATCGCCCGCCCCGGCCCGTACATCAACGCCGAGGTGGACGCAGGTGGTTACCCCGGCTGGCTGACCGCGACCGCCGCCAAGGCCCGCAGCAACGACCCGGTGTACCTCGGCTACGTGGACGAGTACCTGACCGCCGTCAACGCCGTGATCAAGCGCTACCTCCACACCAAGGGCACCGGCAGCGTCATCCTCTACCAGCTGGAGAACGAGTACGCGTCGCACGTCAACGACGCCACCGGCAAGGGGTACATGGAGCACCTCTACGCCAAGGTCCGCGCCGACGGCATCGACGTACCGCTCTTCCACAACGACAAGGGCCGCAACGGGTACTGGACGCCCGGGAGTTTCCCCACCGGCACCGAACAGGGCCGCTACCTCTACGCCTTCGACGGCTACCCCTCGCCGACCGGAACGCCCCCCGACTGGGGCTACTTCGGCACCGGCGGGCCGAAGGGCGGCACCACCGCCAGCCCCGACACCCCGGGATTCACCGCGGAGTTCGGCGGCGGCTGGTTCGACCCGTGGGGCGGCGCGGAGTTCGGCGGCCTCGGGTACGCCGAGTCGCGCCGCACCCGGGACGCCGGGTACGAACGCCGCTTCTACCTCACCAATCTGGCCAACGGCATCAAGGTCCACAACGTCTACATGACCTTCGGCGGCACCTCCTGGGGCTGGCTGCCCGCGCCGGTCGTCTACACCTCGTACGACTACGGCGCCGCCATCGACGAGGCCCGCAACCAGACCTCCAAGCTCGTGCCGATGCACCAGATCGGCTCGATGCTCGCCGGCTTCCCCGATCTCGCGGAACTCGACCGGGCCGAGGACACCGCCGCCGACAGCACGGCGGTCCGGGTCTACCACCTGGCCAATCCCGACCGCGGCTCCCATGTCTATCTGCTGCGCAACGACACGTCGAAGGACGCCAGTTGCACCCTGCCGGTGGTCACCGCCGCCGGGACCCTCACCGTGCCCGCCGACGGCGGACTGAAGGTGGGGACCAAGGACATGAAGCTGATCGCCACCAACCTCTCGCTCGGCCGGCGCGCGCTGCTCTACACCACCGCCCAGCCGATGCTGCGGGCACCGGGCGCGGACCAGGACCTCGCGGTGCTGACCGGCCGCCCGGGAGATCCTGTCGAGACCGTCCTGACCTGCCGGACACGGCCGGTGGTCAGGGTGCTGTCCGGCGCCGCGCAGAGCGTGTACGACGCCCAGGCGCACACCCTGCGGATCAACAGCGCCCTGGACGGCCTGGCCCAGGTGCTGGTCGAAGGCGGCGGCAGCGACGTGCCGCTGCTGCTGCTCCTCGCCGACGACACGGCCGCCGCCACACTGTGGTCGCAGGAGACGGACGCCGGCACGGTGCTGGTCAGCGGCCCGGCGCTGCTGCGGACGGCCGACCGCAGCGGGACCGTACTGCGGCTCACCGGCGACACCGCGGCGCCGTCCGGACTTGAGGTCTGGGCGCCGCGCGGCATCCGGCGGATCACCTGGAACGGCCGCCAGGTCGACGTCCGTTCCACCGCCGGCGGCAGCCTGCTGGCACGCCGACAGCTCGCCGGCCCCGCGCCGGTCCGGCTGCCGGCCCTGACCGGCTGGCGATATGCCGCGGAGAACCCGGAGGCCGCCGCGGACTTCGACGACCGCTCCTGGCGGGTCTGCGACCTGACCACCTCGTACAGCACCACCAAGCTGCCGGCCGGGCAGCCGGCCGTGCTCTTCGCGGACGACTACGGCTTCCACTACGGCGACGTCTGGTACCGGGCGCGGGTGGCCGACGCGACCGAGGCCCAGACGCTCGCGCTGTCGTACGCGGCCGGCACCCAGGGCCTGCTCATGGCCTGGTGGGACGGACAGCCGCTGGGTACCGACCGGCTGCCGGTGCCCACCAAGGCGCAGGACACGCAGGGCACCTGGACGGCCACCGCCACCTTCGCCGTACCCGCGGAGCTGCGCGGGACCGGGCCGCACACGGTCGCGGTGCTCGTCCGCAAGATGGCCCACGAGGAGGACGGCGGCGCCAACGACGCCTTCAAGTCCGCCCGCGGGCTGACCGCAGCCACCCTCGACGGCAGCCCCCTGACCTGGCGCATCCAGGGCGCCGCCGGTACGGACCGGGTCCGCGGCCCGCTCAACACCGGTGGTCTGTACGGCGAACGCAGCGGCTGGCACCTGCCGGGCTTCCCCGATCACGAAGGGCACGGCTGGCAGCCGGTCACGCTGCCGCACAGCGAGACCCGGCAGGGCGTCAGCTGGTACCGCACCACCTTCCGGCTCGACGTCGACCACGACGTGGACGCCTCGATCGGCCTGACCCTGACCGACGACCCGGCACGCGCCTACCGGGTGCAGATCTTCCTCAACGGCTGGAATCTCGGCCAGTACATCAACGACGTCGGGCCGCAGCACACCTTCGTCCTGCCGGGCGGCATCCTCGGCACCCGCGGCATCAACACGCTGGCCCTCGCGGTCGTCGCGGACGGCACCACCCCCGCGGGCCTCCCCCAGCCCACCCTCACGCTCCTCGGCGCGGTCGCGGGCGGCGTACCGGTGACGCCCGTCAGCTCACCGGGCTACCGCCACCCCTGA